From the genome of Phlebotomus papatasi isolate M1 chromosome 2, Ppap_2.1, whole genome shotgun sequence:
acggtattttcgtataaagatGAAATGTCCACCTGGGCAATCTCTGAATCATATCCTAAGCAGAACTGGTTTCAACTTCATTggaatcggttaataaacattagagatagagttcgGTCCATATGGGAATAGTacgggtcggggtacagtgggttggggtagagacggatgggacccattattagaaagatcttgctGTCAGATGTGTCAGAGACACTAtgtgctaaaatttcatcgaaatcctttcataaacacaaaaaatgcagtccggccaagacatttttggttatagctcgggtcagggaacatcgagggaggagtgcaaCCCACTGTTGGAAAGGCCTGgacctcagctataacatactataatttaaagaaaaagcatcgtctagtttttgaaatattcaagatccttcgatttaatcggatgaaattTGAGTATTACAAAGGTTGTAGTACtacacgagagctttccaaaaaaaattttcgcattccgaaccggagatatgaccatttaaaaattcaatttttgacgcCCTCTAGCTCGGTCAGGGGGTCTGAATAGGTTAAGTTTGatatcgatcgaaagctctttggtccagctataacatactaaaatttgagatcgatcgatgccataggggctgagttattgagaaaacaaatttcggggtattccaaaatggcggtaGGAGGGGGGTGTCtaacatcatcaacttctagccactcatcgatatttaacctttgctgaaaaccgcttgtcgatatctctttccgttttctcctcagaagcgtttgtactccggacggAACGGACGGGACGTTcacgaaaatagatttttagcccacatgattttcgtgatctatgagtggtcaaaacgtgtacatccaaaatttgggcccgatctgacgaggtcggatttcacgatttcacctgtgaccacaaaagctgagattgtaaagaatctcagctaaaatccTCTCACGtccatttttttaaagagatttaCACTTAAATGTATAATTCGGGAGAGGAAGTCATAATTTATTAAGTAAATAGATCCTTCTATCAAGACTGAGAAACGAGTTTTGGATGAAAACAGGAGTGCAGATAATACCAAGAGGAGTACTGTTTAGAGAGAGTCCCCTTATTGAGGCACAACACTCTAGGGTGGCTACACACTGTAATCagttttcgtaaaaaattgctcttgaaggaaattgtccgCATTgtttgtaggtagaaacgtctaaaatctgtcaaaaattgctctcaatgtgtagaggcctttaagagAACTTTTTTGAACCCAAGGCCCTTGACAGACccgaggattagccgagagacggcttagcgtaattatattcgaaataatggttagacatcattttcatcatttttcactaagtcgtctctcggcttaagtcgtaagtgtgtctagggtctAGGGCTAGGGCATAAGAGTCCTTCGGTAACTCTGAAAGTTAGGAACTTCTATCTCTTTTAGATATCGATTGGTAATACAGATGTACAATAAAAgtgtttttcccattttttgaCTTCACATCTTTAAAAGGTAATAAAAAATCctgaccagtaggggaattctgtaacagtgtgacaatgtcatatgactaatttaattttttttttatatggtaaaTCCGAAAGAATTAATTGTTAATCAGATTTATATCAGTTACTAAAGGTTCTTAGAGATCCTTCCAATGGTCATTCGATGCTCCCTAGACTTTTATGTTGCCCTGTTCCCGAATTTTACAACAcagatttgtcatatgacattgtcatactgttacagaattccccttcagaaTGGTTATCAGAGATGTCTTTTAACTTACTTGAGGTAAAATGGCTGATGTAATGTGCTCCTCTTCTGGTAGAGCCGTCAGCGCTAGAACATGATGAAGTGTTACATGAATATCATAGGGATTTGTAAGGCGGTTTCTGTTGATCCTTAGTGTCTGTACGATCTCAGGATTCTCATCCTGAAACCACTTTGGCAACCAGACAAACATAAATGGCAGTCTCTCCTCCAGCCATCCCGTTAACAGTTTTCTCACGGGTCCGAACCTCAGACCATGATCTGAGAAAAGGATCACAGCGCTGGTATTAAGGATGCCTCTGCTATCGAGCTCATTCAGGTAGTATTTAATCTTGTGGTCCATACTTGAGGGATCGCTAATGTCATTGTGACTGAAAGTATTAGCCCAGAAAAGGCCAAAAAACGCCCTATCTTTGTACAGCTCAGCAAAGTCCAAGGCGTAGTTGTAGATGTAGTCAGCGGAATGTTGGTAGCCTAGGCAGAATTTGAGGGAACTCTTGTACTTTATAGGAAGGTGCTTCTCAGCTGCCAGCATCAGGGGTCTTAAGTAGTAGTCTGTTGGAGGTTTTAGGAACCCTTTTTTATTGAAGTTGAATGTACTTATTTCAGCCTCATCTTCGGCATAGCCTGTGACGTATCCTGAAGCTCTGAATGAGTACCAGACCATTGGGCATGAATCCAATTTGGCTACATGGACTGGATCGCAGATACTGTAGGACAGGGAAGAATTGAATCCTGTCAGAATGGCCATCAGGTTCGGATACGTGTTATCGTCGATCTGGAAGCAAGCAGTAATATTATTAGGGAATAGGTTGTAATGGTGctatattccaataaaaaatgaaaaggggaagtATTTCTtctggacattttttttaacatatcattgttctcaagtgcttctacataattgacatttctttatTTTGGTTTATgttacgactgtttggtggtttcgGGCCTGgcgaaaacagtcgagacaggaaccaatacaaaaacAGAAGCCTTTAAgaagcaattgagaacagtcaatattcaggagaaagattccctttttgatttttcattggaatagcaccataagggTAGCTGGGTCTTACCTTATTGTACCCCTTGAGTTCAAACCAGCCTGAATTGTAAATATGTTGAGCTGTATTTGGCATTGCCCGGATTAGATTGAGCCTGGAAATGCTGTCAATACCCATCATAAGGACACTTAGAGGTCGTTTCTTCTCGAACTTGACTTTGAACCTCTCGAAACGTTCAAGAACATCATGTTTTTCCCTCATGATATAATGGACATTCCGGTATTTTTCCTTCCCGCCTTTGGAACTGCAGTTTACGTAGATAAATTCAGAATTATCTGGCAGGATTGTTGAGTACTGGAAATGGGTGCAATTGGACAGAACTATGGCAGAATCAGCGTGTTCTTCTTTGGTTGAGCGTCGAATCTCCCGGTAGCAGCAATGGGGAGTATCGTAGATGTCATACTTGTGCAAAAGATCCTTATCTACGACTAGACTAGCATTTCTACTCCCAATCATGTCAATACGCGTAAGAGGAGACTTTGTGGAGCATTCCTGTTCTTTTTCGCGATGAAATAGCTTCATGACATCCGGAGCTAGGGGATCCAGATTCGGCATTTGGCATCCTGGTCCATAAACCAGATACCCCGTGGGCACTGGCGGCAAAGGTGAAGAATTAGCAACTCGAGACAAAACAGCAACGTGAGCTGTACAAATTGCGGGAGCacaaacataaaatataaaagctagcacataaaacataaaacagaaAACACAGCTAAGAAGCGAgctttttggcgggaaaatcaGTCACCTGGGTATCCGGAGATGTTGTCATCTGGAGGAATGTGGACAATCATCTGTGGGTCTGTTGAGGTACCCAGGTAGTAGGAGGAATAGATGAGGACGAAGAAGATCACGACAGCAGCACAGAGTCGAAGACGACCACATCTCTCAGAGTGAAGGCTTCGCAAGTCACGACGGATCAAGAGTTCAGAATTCCAGTGAATCAGCGGAGAATTGAGTGAGATTGTCGTCTGATACACCATGGCTGGATGTCTTCATCTGCTAAAAATAGTTCTCAAGGAATTAGGAAACACGTTGCAAACTTTCAATTACAAATGCTAAATTCTTCAATGGATTTAACGATATTTTAGGACTTAAAATAATCGCACGGCGAAAATGGGAACAAAAGTAATGAAAATAGGAACAGATGCGGCGAAAGTGAGAACAGTTATGGAAGTTTTACTGGATAGGATAGCTTGAGCCATCTTCAATTGAGCTTAGAGTTCTCGTGTATCATTGaagaattaattgaaattgttATCTGATACACCATGGATGGTTGTCACCATCTGCTaaaaattgttctaaagaaattaagaaatacATTGCAAAGTTTCAAGtacaaatggtaaattttttaGCGATCTTTTAGATTTAGGAATCATCACACTGAAATAAAACAGATATGCGGCGAAAATAGGAGCAGATACGGCGAAAATAAGAACAGATGCggcgaaaataggaacagaTGCAGCAAAAATGAGAACAGCAGTGTAAGTTTTACCAGATTTGGATCAATTCGAGCTAGATATTAGAGAATTCAAGAGTTTTGATCCTGTccttaaaatatttactaaaaacaataaattaaatagaaataattttttcctcaattttccctAAACTAAATTCAGCAGTGTTTCAAAAGTTTCGCTACTCCTTTTTTCAGCGATAAAAAGTTCCTTGCGGAGCCCATAAAAAAGCTTCATGAACTTCTACAAAAAGCTCAGTAAGAGGAGCTTAATGTGAACTctattaaaaatactttaacGATCAATATGCTTGGTTTGTGAATAAATCCTATAATTAAAGTCTTTGGATTTCATTATAAGTAAATGAAATGAATCCCTATCcttaatgaaaatcataaaaCTCATTTATTTTTCCTACAAGAAAATGGTAAAGGTTTATATCTTAGAAGAAGGTTTCCCCTTTTGGTGAAGCAATTAATCTCTGTCTACCATGTGCTGCTGAAGAAATCACTTAATTGTCTGTCAATCAAGATATTCATTTGTTAATTAAGTGTTTTTCCACCAAAAACACGTCCAACCAATTTTAATGTCAGTAACAGATACATTgcaattaaattgcaaattgcgaaaaacattTTAGGTGATTATTTTGTATgtttcattggtttcatttaaccgtaatttttaaaaagtaacgaacaatttttaaatgacaaacctttatttttattttcactgtAATCAAACTATTGGtcacaaaattatatttaataaagtGTCTGGGAAAATTgttatctcaaccatttctccAATTGGCTTAGGGATACTGGTAAACTATACACAGTATATAATTTTAGAGTCAATCTCTGACCAATTGCAAAATGAAACTGAAATTGTTGAAATTGGAATTGATGATCAAGTGGAAATCGAAGCTCTTCGGACATTGCACAAAGGCAAAAtaattggaaaataaattgtttttctatCTAACAGAGGTGAGGAAAGCTCCTCGTGAGCTCATCTCAAATTCCTCGTTTTTCAAGCGGTCATCGCATTGATGAGGTGAAAAATTGTGTCATACAATTGTTTGCAAGAGCCTCCAAGGCGAACATCTTTCATGCTTCTCCCCcagattcaatttatttaattgatcgTGATCTTAAACTCTAATGCATTCCTGAATATCCATACTCAATTGAATTTGATTGAATTGACTATggatataaagaaaaaatcttaGGTCACAAATTGCTCAatgatgaaaattgatttttcagccCAACAAAGCCTCCAAACTTACACTTTCATTCAAAAATCTCTTGGAGATAATGCGTGAgaataagaaatataaatagaagaattaaaaaagaagaatttttgtaaaattttatcagtgTTGTTTCCTTGGGCATTTCCTCTTGAGAAACAAAAACAATTCCATTCAAAACTATTTCGGAAGCAAGATTGCTCTACAAGATCTCATAGTGCTATCCATTAAGTGAGGCTAaagtgcagaaaaaaaatagacaaaattaGCACTATTAAGACGTGTTATTGGCAATGGGAAAGAgttgaataaacgaattagaaGCAAGACACTGTGAAAGATTCAAAATCATTCAATGGACTACATGACTAGAGAgaataaattgagaaattctATAAAAGCTTTTTTTGCCGAGGGGTTACCAACtggtaaattatttattttgaataatgcaaattgatatttttggggattaattaataatttcatcTTAATACCAATAATTTAGCTTGACTAAACAGTATGTTTCCTAGTTTTTATTTAAAGtgaatttaataaaagattGATGATATCGTTTTAGGGGGAAATAAGGCACTTTTCAATTGAGACACCTTTGAAATAAGgtttttttca
Proteins encoded in this window:
- the LOC129800609 gene encoding uncharacterized protein LOC129800609 isoform X1; this translates as MVYQTTISLNSPLIHWNSELLIRRDLRSLHSERCGRLRLCAAVVIFFVLIYSSYYLGTSTDPQMIVHIPPDDNISGYPAHVAVLSRVANSSPLPPVPTGYLVYGPGCQMPNLDPLAPDVMKLFHREKEQECSTKSPLTRIDMIGSRNASLVVDKDLLHKYDIYDTPHCCYREIRRSTKEEHADSAIVLSNCTHFQYSTILPDNSEFIYVNCSSKGGKEKYRNVHYIMREKHDVLERFERFKVKFEKKRPLSVLMMGIDSISRLNLIRAMPNTAQHIYNSGWFELKGYNKIDDNTYPNLMAILTGFNSSLSYSICDPVHVAKLDSCPMVWYSFRASGYVTGYAEDEAEISTFNFNKKGFLKPPTDYYLRPLMLAAEKHLPIKYKSSLKFCLGYQHSADYIYNYALDFAELYKDRAFFGLFWANTFSHNDISDPSSMDHKIKYYLNELDSRGILNTSAVILFSDHGLRFGPVRKLLTGWLEERLPFMFVWLPKWFQDENPEIVQTLRINRNRLTNPYDIHVTLHHVLALTALPEEEHITSAILPQATSCPSCQSVFDEVPWNRSCTDSAIEAHWCTCIPYKTTSRSSPIVKEAVKFIITFMKGEIDDYMNSTKATHKMCSDLHLKRIAIARKAEYRDIPNPHDDYLLVFETNPGGGEFESTVSYFLTDKTFQMTGSVSRLNSYASQSGCMPKSYLKKFCFCLKT
- the LOC129800609 gene encoding uncharacterized protein LOC129800609 isoform X2 encodes the protein MVYQTTISLNSPLIHWNSELLIRRDLRSLHSERCGRLRLCAAVVIFFVLIYSSYYLGTSTDPQMIVHIPPDDNISGYPVPTGYLVYGPGCQMPNLDPLAPDVMKLFHREKEQECSTKSPLTRIDMIGSRNASLVVDKDLLHKYDIYDTPHCCYREIRRSTKEEHADSAIVLSNCTHFQYSTILPDNSEFIYVNCSSKGGKEKYRNVHYIMREKHDVLERFERFKVKFEKKRPLSVLMMGIDSISRLNLIRAMPNTAQHIYNSGWFELKGYNKIDDNTYPNLMAILTGFNSSLSYSICDPVHVAKLDSCPMVWYSFRASGYVTGYAEDEAEISTFNFNKKGFLKPPTDYYLRPLMLAAEKHLPIKYKSSLKFCLGYQHSADYIYNYALDFAELYKDRAFFGLFWANTFSHNDISDPSSMDHKIKYYLNELDSRGILNTSAVILFSDHGLRFGPVRKLLTGWLEERLPFMFVWLPKWFQDENPEIVQTLRINRNRLTNPYDIHVTLHHVLALTALPEEEHITSAILPQATSCPSCQSVFDEVPWNRSCTDSAIEAHWCTCIPYKTTSRSSPIVKEAVKFIITFMKGEIDDYMNSTKATHKMCSDLHLKRIAIARKAEYRDIPNPHDDYLLVFETNPGGGEFESTVSYFLTDKTFQMTGSVSRLNSYASQSGCMPKSYLKKFCFCLKT